One Paenibacillus sp. FSL H7-0737 DNA segment encodes these proteins:
- the ybaK gene encoding Cys-tRNA(Pro) deacylase — MAVTKTNAMRMLDAKKIGYEVFVYDNEDGLIHGTAVAEKIGKAAETVFKTLVAHSGANLYVFVIPVAEELDLKKAAKAAGEKKIEMLPVKDLQKWTGYIRGGCSPVGMKKLYPTFIDSSAESQETIAVSAGKIGQQMDVSPQLLAGVTNAKFTDLIK, encoded by the coding sequence ATGGCAGTAACCAAAACCAACGCGATGCGAATGCTAGATGCGAAGAAAATTGGATATGAAGTGTTTGTTTATGACAACGAGGATGGACTAATCCATGGTACGGCAGTTGCGGAGAAGATTGGAAAGGCGGCAGAGACGGTTTTTAAAACTTTGGTCGCTCATAGCGGAGCAAATCTTTATGTATTTGTTATACCGGTTGCTGAGGAGCTGGATCTCAAAAAGGCGGCCAAGGCCGCCGGAGAGAAAAAGATTGAGATGCTGCCAGTGAAGGACTTGCAGAAGTGGACGGGTTATATCCGTGGTGGATGTTCACCAGTCGGTATGAAAAAGCTATATCCGACGTTCATTGATAGCAGCGCAGAAAGTCAGGAAACGATAGCCGTTAGCGCCGGGAAAATTGGTCAACAAATGGATGTATCACCGCAGCTTCTTGCAGGGGTAACAAATGCAAAATTCACAGATCTAATTAAATAG
- a CDS encoding aminoglycoside 6-adenylyltransferase has product MTINRETILNAIVSDLGIENYILAIWLEGSDGTKTLDEYSDIDLVCYTKEGCIDSAITRLDACMRRLGKVDIAYEETGRPTNNRYKVYHLQESSDSLLVDVTIQSESVPVLFINEDKTVVPVILIDKTGIVKYQNVDHTTHHSQLQSQLIRAQGIYSQRNRAVKYTKRGLFLESLIYYHKYVVNPLVDVLRIIYTPFQADSFLVHASRDFPVEVVLILEKLYGVKTLEDIVDRIELTDKLFRNAVAEAHVMLLQSKEGESLADTNL; this is encoded by the coding sequence ATGACGATTAACCGTGAGACCATTCTAAACGCAATTGTATCAGACCTTGGAATTGAAAATTATATTTTAGCTATCTGGCTAGAGGGTTCAGATGGTACTAAAACTTTGGACGAGTATTCTGATATCGATTTGGTGTGCTATACAAAAGAAGGCTGCATAGATTCTGCAATTACCCGGTTGGATGCCTGTATGCGTCGATTAGGAAAAGTAGATATTGCCTATGAAGAAACTGGTCGACCCACAAATAACCGCTACAAGGTTTACCACCTACAGGAGTCATCAGATAGTCTCTTAGTTGACGTGACGATCCAAAGTGAGAGTGTCCCTGTTTTATTCATTAACGAAGACAAAACTGTCGTACCCGTTATATTGATAGATAAGACTGGTATCGTGAAGTATCAAAACGTTGATCACACGACACACCATTCACAACTTCAATCACAATTGATACGTGCTCAGGGTATTTACAGTCAAAGGAACCGAGCTGTCAAATATACCAAACGCGGGCTTTTTTTAGAGTCGTTGATTTACTATCATAAGTATGTTGTGAATCCACTTGTAGATGTACTTCGGATAATCTATACACCATTCCAAGCTGACAGCTTCTTGGTTCATGCATCTCGGGATTTTCCTGTCGAAGTGGTACTAATCCTGGAAAAGCTATATGGTGTAAAAACCTTAGAAGATATAGTAGATCGCATTGAATTGACAGATAAGTTGTTTCGTAATGCCGTAGCAGAGGCTCATGTCATGCTATTACAATCTAAAGAAGGCGAAAGTTTAGCGGATACCAACCTATAA
- the rsgA gene encoding ribosome small subunit-dependent GTPase A produces MINLKTYGYTEIEAIPDGLLPGRVTELRRERFTVMTERGEVTAVLKGAFYHSVETHVDFPCVGDFVLLHFNESGDSLIVTVLPRRSKFSRADYSGHAVGYAKTIREQVVATNFDYVFILTSLNWDFNITRIMRYLTQARQSGGQPVIILTKSDLVEDYNLTLAEVTQSISDVPVHAICSHTGQGLNELDPYLMPGKTVVFLGMSGVGKSSLLNALIEQEVMKVQAIREVDSRGRHTTTHRQLFMLPSGTMVIDTPGMRELGLFDAGEGIRASFTDVEDWFPQCRFADCRHQGEPGCAVLAALADGSLPRERWEYYVAQQHEHKYVQDKTSYLIDKRARNKTIAMSSKQTKKNGGWKK; encoded by the coding sequence ATGATAAATCTGAAAACCTATGGCTATACAGAAATAGAAGCAATTCCCGACGGATTATTGCCCGGCAGGGTGACAGAGCTTCGGCGCGAGCGCTTCACGGTCATGACCGAGCGCGGCGAAGTAACGGCGGTGCTCAAAGGAGCATTCTATCACAGCGTGGAAACACACGTAGATTTTCCGTGCGTCGGTGATTTTGTCTTGCTGCACTTCAACGAGAGCGGAGATTCTCTCATCGTTACGGTATTGCCCCGTCGCTCCAAGTTCTCACGCGCGGATTACTCAGGGCATGCTGTAGGCTATGCCAAAACCATCCGGGAACAAGTAGTCGCGACTAATTTTGACTATGTATTTATCCTTACTTCTCTGAATTGGGATTTCAACATTACACGCATCATGCGGTACCTGACACAAGCTAGACAGAGCGGCGGTCAGCCGGTCATCATTCTAACCAAGTCTGATCTCGTTGAAGATTATAATCTCACGCTCGCAGAAGTCACACAAAGCATCTCTGATGTTCCTGTTCACGCGATCTGCAGCCATACCGGCCAGGGGCTGAACGAGCTTGATCCCTACTTGATGCCTGGTAAAACAGTCGTCTTTCTCGGCATGTCCGGCGTCGGCAAATCGTCTCTGCTCAATGCATTGATAGAACAGGAAGTAATGAAAGTTCAGGCGATTCGGGAGGTTGACAGCCGGGGGCGGCATACGACAACGCACCGTCAGCTGTTCATGCTCCCCTCCGGTACGATGGTCATCGATACGCCGGGTATGCGTGAGCTCGGGCTTTTTGATGCCGGTGAAGGCATACGCGCAAGCTTTACCGATGTGGAGGATTGGTTCCCGCAATGCCGGTTTGCAGATTGCCGCCATCAGGGCGAGCCGGGCTGTGCCGTTCTCGCCGCGCTTGCCGACGGTTCGTTGCCGCGTGAACGGTGGGAGTATTATGTTGCCCAGCAGCATGAGCACAAGTATGTCCAGGATAAAACAAGCTACCTCATCGACAAGAGGGCTCGAAATAAAACGATAGCTATGTCAAGCAAGCAAACGAAGAAAAACGGAGGATGGAAGAAATGA
- a CDS encoding RNA polymerase sigma factor codes for MKENHHFPIPKEGGQVDFETLVQPHLTSAFRVAFLIVHDYHLAQDAVQEALWEAYQSLYRYDERKGTSFRAWFIKIVTHRALNMVRRKKKTEEYLDSIDPGQNPLESILQKEKEQQIWRAIQMMTLKHRSVVILYYYEEFSIAEIAKILGVFEGTVKSRLHKARKLIAEKIQVNKETQVFTEMGVNMHD; via the coding sequence GTGAAAGAAAATCATCATTTTCCAATACCCAAGGAAGGAGGTCAAGTTGATTTTGAAACACTTGTTCAACCTCACTTAACTAGTGCATTTCGAGTCGCTTTTTTGATCGTCCATGATTATCATCTAGCTCAGGATGCCGTTCAAGAAGCACTATGGGAAGCGTATCAATCACTTTATCGATATGATGAACGAAAAGGGACATCGTTTCGAGCTTGGTTTATAAAAATTGTGACACATCGTGCACTTAATATGGTGCGTAGAAAGAAAAAAACGGAAGAATATTTGGACTCTATTGACCCTGGGCAAAACCCATTGGAGAGTATTCTTCAAAAGGAGAAAGAGCAACAGATTTGGCGAGCGATTCAGATGATGACGCTGAAACATCGCTCAGTAGTTATCCTTTACTATTATGAGGAGTTTAGTATAGCTGAAATTGCAAAAATCCTTGGTGTATTTGAGGGAACGGTAAAATCAAGGCTACATAAGGCCAGAAAGTTAATTGCTGAAAAAATACAAGTAAACAAAGAAACACAGGTATTTACCGAGATGGGAGTGAACATGCATGACTAA
- a CDS encoding aminoglycoside phosphotransferase family protein, translating to MNIKFETLIYALSRQFKKDIISADCQTMPLQGGTVGNVHLINGIAKTADGEKMPYRIVLKIQKKWERYNDPDSWRREYDLYMSDLGMTFSDTFRWPTCYHAEINAEENEFQLWLEYIDGVTGLDLTGDMYEEAALELGRYQGKLYAEKPAVLQSLTNLSHADLMKNTYLHYRSWPVVYDYIRSEDCEFPQHMRQMLIDIDEHADEILARIEQLPLVLCHRDFWVTNLIYADGKIALIDWDTCGWGYMGEDLASLIADEADIDHMVEYYQRCVPAYYKGFSEYADASPIADNCVFELILLIFGYRLVEWYLHTESDDEKTKCLHTLQKIHEMKTSPAQG from the coding sequence ATGAATATTAAATTTGAAACGCTGATCTATGCTTTAAGCCGACAGTTCAAGAAGGATATTATCTCGGCTGACTGCCAAACCATGCCTTTACAGGGCGGAACTGTGGGAAATGTGCACCTGATAAACGGGATCGCCAAAACCGCAGATGGTGAAAAAATGCCGTACCGTATCGTGCTGAAAATTCAAAAGAAATGGGAACGTTACAACGATCCGGATTCCTGGCGCCGGGAATATGATCTCTATATGTCTGACTTGGGAATGACGTTCTCGGATACCTTCCGCTGGCCGACATGTTACCATGCGGAGATAAATGCCGAAGAAAATGAATTCCAGCTGTGGCTGGAATATATCGATGGCGTAACCGGTTTAGACTTAACCGGTGACATGTATGAAGAGGCGGCGCTGGAGTTAGGACGCTATCAAGGCAAGCTGTATGCGGAGAAGCCCGCTGTGCTGCAGAGCCTGACAAACCTGAGCCATGCAGATCTCATGAAGAATACGTATCTGCATTACCGGTCGTGGCCAGTCGTCTACGATTATATACGCTCGGAGGACTGCGAATTCCCGCAGCACATGCGGCAAATGCTCATCGACATCGATGAGCACGCAGATGAGATACTCGCCCGCATCGAGCAATTGCCCCTAGTGCTATGCCACCGGGACTTCTGGGTGACCAACCTGATCTATGCCGACGGAAAAATCGCACTCATCGACTGGGATACATGCGGTTGGGGCTACATGGGTGAGGATCTCGCAAGCTTGATTGCGGATGAAGCTGATATCGATCACATGGTCGAATACTACCAACGATGTGTCCCTGCGTATTACAAAGGTTTTTCGGAGTATGCAGATGCATCCCCTATCGCCGATAATTGCGTCTTCGAATTGATCCTTCTCATATTCGGGTACAGGCTTGTAGAGTGGTATCTCCACACAGAGAGCGATGACGAGAAAACAAAGTGTCTTCATACGCTTCAAAAAATCCATGAAATGAAGACTAGCCCTGCGCAGGGTTGA
- a CDS encoding YdcF family protein has translation MIYIIKFVYSFVLPPGLFILLLLGLVIWLWKKNRRPAIALLGVTLLMYFSMTSLVSDALIGGLERKYPQPDTLQGDVIVVLGGGASSGTPDIDGEGNLYGSAANRLITSVRLHNASGLPILFSGGQVFSDSGNEADIAKRQLLGLGVPEEDILTDNQSLNTEQNAVNTAAILQEKGLKRPVLVTSGFHMPRSMQHFKNAGLTAQAFPTDYIASAEFSLQPSKFTPSPGAMSTTGTALKEYLGLLVAHLFN, from the coding sequence TTGATTTACATCATCAAATTTGTATACAGCTTTGTGCTTCCTCCAGGACTTTTCATCCTACTTCTGCTCGGTCTTGTCATTTGGTTATGGAAAAAGAACCGTCGCCCTGCGATTGCCCTGCTTGGCGTTACACTGCTTATGTATTTCTCCATGACTTCCTTAGTCAGCGATGCGTTAATCGGAGGTTTAGAACGAAAATATCCTCAACCGGATACATTGCAAGGAGATGTCATCGTTGTTCTTGGTGGAGGTGCAAGCTCTGGGACACCGGATATTGATGGCGAGGGCAACTTATATGGATCAGCAGCGAATCGGCTAATTACATCTGTACGACTACATAATGCAAGTGGTTTACCCATCCTATTCTCTGGTGGACAAGTCTTCTCCGACAGCGGCAATGAAGCGGATATCGCCAAAAGACAACTCCTTGGACTCGGTGTCCCCGAAGAGGATATCCTGACCGACAATCAATCTCTTAACACGGAGCAGAATGCTGTAAACACCGCCGCAATCCTACAAGAGAAGGGACTTAAGCGTCCTGTACTAGTCACATCAGGGTTTCATATGCCCCGCTCGATGCAGCACTTCAAGAATGCAGGGCTAACAGCGCAAGCTTTTCCTACAGATTATATCGCCAGCGCTGAATTTTCGTTGCAACCCTCAAAGTTCACTCCTTCGCCAGGAGCCATGTCGACTACAGGCACAGCCTTGAAGGAGTATTTAGGTCTTCTTGTTGCTCATCTATTTAATTAG
- a CDS encoding methylated-DNA--[protein]-cysteine S-methyltransferase gives MDYRPSAIIYWTLLAYKEWSFYIAASEKGLSYVGSQQKPFEEMSDWMSRRFPESKLVQDDEKMVPFVQELIEYLQGVRQAFSIPFDYRGTPFQLAVWKALCEIPYGQTWSYSDIATHIQKPAAVRAVGTAIGANPILITVPCHRVIGKNGTLTGYRGGLEMKTRLLNLESGKSALEL, from the coding sequence ATGGATTATAGACCAAGTGCAATCATATACTGGACATTGCTAGCTTATAAGGAATGGAGTTTCTATATCGCAGCGTCGGAGAAAGGATTAAGTTATGTGGGGTCGCAGCAGAAGCCATTCGAAGAAATGAGTGACTGGATGAGCCGTAGATTTCCTGAAAGTAAACTGGTGCAGGACGATGAGAAAATGGTTCCATTTGTACAGGAACTGATCGAATATTTGCAAGGGGTACGGCAGGCTTTCAGCATTCCTTTTGACTATCGGGGGACTCCATTTCAACTCGCGGTGTGGAAAGCGTTATGTGAAATCCCATATGGACAAACGTGGTCTTATTCGGATATCGCCACACATATTCAAAAGCCTGCTGCAGTACGCGCGGTAGGGACGGCCATAGGTGCAAATCCGATACTAATTACGGTGCCCTGCCACCGAGTCATTGGCAAGAATGGAACATTAACTGGCTACCGCGGGGGATTAGAGATGAAGACTAGGCTGCTTAATTTGGAAAGTGGAAAGAGTGCTCTAGAATTATGA
- a CDS encoding YolD-like family protein, with amino-acid sequence MAKAKVAKRPTRDEFVLEELGNQLVEAKQEGSEILLTVWGKEEQVRGTIVEMDSRTGKVHISKNEGIEKVPFMDIMQVNYPRD; translated from the coding sequence GTGGCAAAAGCAAAAGTGGCCAAGCGGCCCACAAGAGATGAATTTGTACTTGAGGAGCTAGGCAATCAGCTAGTTGAAGCGAAGCAAGAAGGTTCTGAGATTTTATTGACCGTATGGGGAAAAGAAGAACAGGTGCGCGGAACGATTGTAGAAATGGACTCGCGGACAGGAAAAGTACACATCAGTAAAAACGAAGGTATCGAAAAAGTTCCGTTTATGGATATTATGCAAGTTAATTATCCCAGAGATTAA
- a CDS encoding phosphotransferase-like protein, which yields MIGERYLREDYWKYLSEAIIMMYHTAKLFSDHGKNVLIDGIMVERPELKPHYEKVNNIFSGYPLYIVEVFCPLDICRQRNIARENRTEDQSDWQHKIMAKDIRYNCTVNTHLNTSEECADLILKSIFEDEV from the coding sequence ATGATAGGTGAACGTTATCTTCGTGAAGATTATTGGAAGTATTTAAGTGAAGCAATTATCATGATGTATCATACAGCCAAATTATTTTCTGACCATGGTAAAAATGTACTTATTGATGGCATTATGGTAGAAAGGCCTGAGTTGAAACCGCATTATGAAAAAGTGAACAATATATTTTCTGGTTACCCATTATACATTGTTGAAGTGTTTTGCCCTTTAGACATTTGCCGTCAGAGAAATATTGCACGAGAAAATAGAACCGAAGACCAATCTGATTGGCAACACAAAATCATGGCAAAAGATATCCGGTATAATTGTACAGTCAACACACATTTAAACACTTCCGAAGAATGCGCAGATTTGATTTTAAAAAGTATATTTGAAGATGAAGTTTAA
- a CDS encoding MerR family transcriptional regulator, translating to MEILKTKDAAELLSVSQTTIKRWAAMFPDFFPKDRFGHYTFSEQQISLLSHIKDRINHGEPLESIQLTDSNEKQMSTSPQDPLHPTDAEPMQDILSRIHYIERTLDQKADEVVMIQLLQQREELEDLRIMIKQLAATLEPMQASKGNVFTSNEASRPVTTTRLPSPPRKRGLLRSFFFL from the coding sequence ATGGAAATTCTGAAAACAAAGGATGCCGCAGAGCTGCTGTCAGTAAGCCAGACTACGATCAAACGTTGGGCTGCTATGTTCCCTGATTTTTTTCCAAAAGACCGGTTTGGCCACTATACATTCTCAGAGCAGCAAATCAGCTTGCTTAGTCATATTAAAGACCGCATTAATCACGGAGAACCACTAGAGAGTATTCAATTAACTGACTCGAATGAAAAGCAGATGTCCACGTCACCGCAAGATCCACTTCATCCCACAGACGCTGAGCCTATGCAAGATATATTATCCCGGATTCATTATATTGAACGTACACTCGATCAAAAAGCCGACGAAGTAGTCATGATACAGTTGCTTCAGCAGCGTGAAGAGCTTGAGGATCTGCGGATAATGATCAAACAATTAGCAGCAACCCTAGAACCCATGCAAGCTTCAAAAGGCAACGTCTTCACATCTAACGAAGCTTCTCGTCCCGTTACTACTACAAGGTTGCCCTCTCCACCAAGGAAACGTGGTCTATTACGCTCATTCTTTTTCCTGTAA
- a CDS encoding SPL family radical SAM protein, whose product MNIEVQYKTPKTLLNKGTGYLNGYSHSLNPYTGCTYGCSYCYVRQMPVSLFRQEEWGTWVDVKQEAAAILHKELLKAKSKGPVSIFMSSSTDPYQPIEHKEQVTRALLEVMVETPPDFLFVQTRSPLVRRDIDLLLRLEDKVRVSMTVETDREDIRKKFTPSAPPISARLKTLKLLREAGIPIQATIAPVLPSSTSFPEILRGLVDRVCIDDYFMGDGSGGKRTRRLGIYSLYEELQLEEWYDPAAYRRVYDGLRSVFNEDELFLSQKGFEP is encoded by the coding sequence ATGAATATTGAGGTCCAGTACAAAACCCCAAAGACCTTACTAAATAAAGGGACGGGTTATCTGAACGGATATAGTCATTCTTTAAACCCATATACCGGCTGTACTTATGGCTGTTCTTATTGTTATGTGCGTCAAATGCCTGTTTCACTGTTTCGCCAAGAGGAATGGGGAACGTGGGTAGATGTCAAACAAGAAGCTGCAGCTATCTTACACAAAGAACTCCTGAAAGCAAAGTCCAAAGGACCGGTCTCCATCTTTATGTCCTCTAGTACAGATCCATACCAACCGATAGAGCACAAGGAGCAGGTAACCAGGGCTTTGCTGGAGGTTATGGTGGAGACCCCACCCGATTTTCTGTTCGTGCAGACGCGCAGTCCGCTCGTACGCAGAGATATAGATTTATTATTACGCTTAGAAGACAAGGTTCGCGTGAGTATGACTGTAGAGACGGATCGTGAAGATATTCGCAAAAAATTCACACCAAGTGCTCCACCCATTTCTGCAAGATTAAAGACACTGAAATTACTGCGTGAAGCGGGCATTCCTATTCAAGCAACCATCGCTCCGGTATTGCCAAGCAGCACTTCTTTTCCAGAGATCCTAAGGGGTTTGGTGGATAGGGTCTGTATCGACGATTATTTTATGGGAGATGGCAGTGGGGGCAAACGGACACGGAGATTAGGTATTTATTCCCTTTATGAAGAGCTGCAATTGGAAGAATGGTACGATCCGGCGGCTTATCGCAGGGTGTACGATGGACTCCGGAGTGTTTTTAATGAAGATGAGCTTTTCTTGAGCCAGAAGGGGTTCGAGCCTTAA
- a CDS encoding bifunctional transcriptional activator/DNA repair enzyme AdaA: protein MDKSGEVEKMTEEQWQAILQNDAAYNEKFFYAVKTTGIFCRPSCKSKAPNRENARIFQNAEQALESGFRPCKRCKPTGERLPDKEWVAVMTEYIDKHYHEPLTLETLAEVCHGSPYHLHRTFKKVMGITPADYIQQKRIDQASEYLVTTDRDVADIGLHVGLPNTSYFITLFKKKTGLTPTKYRQLNKLELTNHSELFMEVQKNGL from the coding sequence ATGGATAAGAGTGGAGAAGTGGAAAAGATGACTGAGGAGCAATGGCAGGCTATTTTGCAAAATGATGCAGCTTATAACGAAAAATTCTTTTATGCTGTGAAGACTACGGGAATCTTTTGCCGACCTTCCTGCAAGTCCAAAGCACCTAATCGAGAGAATGCACGTATCTTTCAAAATGCAGAACAAGCATTAGAATCTGGATTTCGTCCCTGTAAAAGATGCAAACCGACGGGTGAGCGGCTGCCGGATAAGGAATGGGTGGCTGTAATGACTGAATATATCGACAAACATTATCATGAACCTCTTACTCTTGAAACGCTGGCAGAAGTCTGTCATGGAAGCCCTTATCATCTCCATCGAACCTTCAAGAAAGTAATGGGAATCACTCCAGCGGATTATATACAGCAAAAGAGAATCGATCAGGCATCTGAATATTTGGTTACCACGGATCGGGATGTAGCTGATATTGGATTACATGTGGGTCTGCCAAATACGTCGTATTTTATTACCTTATTTAAGAAAAAGACGGGGCTTACCCCAACGAAGTATCGACAGCTTAACAAATTAGAATTAACGAATCATTCTGAATTATTCATGGAGGTACAGAAAAATGGATTATAG
- a CDS encoding DUF1569 domain-containing protein, producing MENIYNELHTAEILNRIENLSPNSKPQWGTMNVAQMLAHCSAFQDIALGNSFPPRYWLGRLIGRFVNSIFYNDKPVPHNMSTIPTILIVDERDFMTEKEKLKQKILTFQRNGPEKCSSHPHPFFGKFTPEQWGKGIYKHLDHHLRQFGA from the coding sequence ATGGAAAATATATATAATGAATTGCATACAGCGGAAATACTGAACCGTATCGAGAATTTAAGTCCAAATTCAAAACCACAATGGGGAACAATGAATGTTGCTCAAATGTTGGCTCACTGCTCAGCATTTCAAGATATCGCATTGGGAAATTCCTTTCCCCCTAGATATTGGCTAGGAAGGTTAATAGGAAGGTTTGTGAATTCTATTTTCTATAATGACAAGCCGGTACCACACAATATGTCAACAATTCCGACCATACTTATTGTAGATGAAAGAGACTTTATGACAGAAAAAGAAAAACTGAAACAAAAGATTTTAACTTTCCAAAGAAACGGTCCGGAGAAATGTTCATCCCATCCGCATCCTTTTTTTGGCAAGTTTACTCCTGAGCAATGGGGTAAAGGGATTTATAAACATCTAGACCATCATTTAAGACAATTTGGTGCTTAG
- a CDS encoding DUF4179 domain-containing protein, whose protein sequence is MTNLDKQIAQTLKNVAGELDQPSFVIPDQVVAYKRKRSRLLGTLVLPVLISCALLLTISVSPTFAAYVKSLFNGSDKELQYAAQEGFSQKVNVSVTDRGYTLEIEEILADPMRIVAVYSIKDQQKNFIHPDKLHISNVEVTDLKGNVIKETKTYMVEIQENYGYLTLKKPGETEDQNLLLQFEGNQIDSVKGNWALQIPIDLEKAIKASKVLPIDKTYTTPQGLQINLNSIMHSPTAARVDYETKWTEEAKKRLVEESKQVKGKLDSVDPYVRYDDYKLNFHVENEKGEKVKDLTRALDIPRKAVGEYGHSNRKYGFAPLSPDHQYTLVLDSLEKTEPYELRVSFEPKQLAEKSVRVDEDGKTIEIMSVTFDEPLNEASPKNEKHATILLEAYLKDISYINVADTILMDDDTDKIINRFGWTIEDEKGKIFNVTGGDFKMMGKDEQGRNHIRIKLQSDEMKELPQKLSLTSELAKKSYDLDWKVPLPMPKEDK, encoded by the coding sequence ATGACTAATCTTGACAAACAAATTGCACAAACTCTAAAAAATGTTGCTGGAGAATTGGATCAGCCTAGTTTTGTGATTCCTGACCAAGTGGTAGCCTATAAAAGAAAAAGGTCGCGTTTACTAGGCACTTTGGTACTTCCTGTCTTAATCAGCTGCGCTTTGCTTCTAACGATATCGGTGAGTCCTACCTTTGCGGCCTATGTTAAATCGCTATTTAATGGTTCTGATAAAGAACTGCAATATGCAGCACAGGAAGGTTTTTCACAGAAGGTAAATGTCTCTGTTACTGATCGGGGCTATACTCTTGAAATAGAGGAGATATTGGCTGATCCGATGAGAATTGTGGCTGTTTATTCGATCAAGGATCAGCAAAAGAACTTTATTCATCCGGATAAGCTTCACATAAGTAACGTAGAGGTAACAGATTTGAAAGGGAATGTGATTAAAGAAACTAAAACGTATATGGTAGAAATCCAAGAAAATTACGGATATCTCACTCTAAAAAAACCGGGGGAAACAGAAGATCAAAACCTTTTATTACAGTTTGAGGGGAATCAGATCGACTCTGTTAAAGGAAATTGGGCCTTACAGATTCCTATTGATTTAGAAAAAGCAATTAAGGCATCCAAGGTGCTACCAATCGATAAAACGTATACTACACCACAGGGACTGCAAATCAATCTAAATAGCATTATGCATTCACCGACTGCTGCTCGTGTGGATTATGAAACGAAATGGACGGAAGAGGCAAAGAAAAGATTAGTAGAGGAAAGTAAACAAGTGAAAGGAAAACTAGATTCAGTTGATCCTTATGTTCGCTATGATGATTATAAACTGAATTTTCATGTTGAAAATGAAAAAGGAGAGAAAGTAAAAGATTTAACTAGGGCGCTTGATATTCCACGCAAGGCTGTGGGAGAATACGGTCATTCCAATCGGAAGTATGGATTTGCTCCACTGTCTCCTGATCACCAATATACACTTGTATTGGATTCTTTAGAAAAAACAGAACCGTATGAGCTACGTGTATCATTTGAGCCAAAACAGCTTGCTGAAAAATCTGTAAGAGTAGATGAGGATGGCAAAACGATTGAGATCATGTCCGTAACCTTTGACGAACCATTAAATGAAGCATCTCCAAAGAATGAGAAGCACGCTACTATTTTGCTAGAGGCTTATTTAAAGGATATATCATATATTAATGTAGCAGATACGATTTTAATGGATGATGACACAGATAAAATTATTAATCGTTTTGGTTGGACTATAGAAGATGAAAAGGGCAAAATATTCAATGTAACAGGTGGAGATTTTAAAATGATGGGAAAGGATGAACAAGGCAGAAACCATATCCGAATAAAATTGCAAAGTGATGAAATGAAAGAACTCCCTCAAAAGCTCAGTCTTACTTCAGAATTGGCAAAAAAGAGCTATGACCTGGATTGGAAAGTACCATTGCCAATGCCAAAAGAAGACAAATAA